Proteins encoded within one genomic window of Synechococcus sp. PCC 7335:
- a CDS encoding fatty acid desaturase → MPLSTLPVESIPSAEPEKDLPFTLRELKEAIPNYCFEPSTLRSLSYFFFDIGVIASLYAIAHTINSWLFFPLFWLAQGTMFWALFVVGHDCGHGSFSKRKWLNNLIGHLSHTPILVPYHGWRISHRTHHANTGNIDTDESWYPISKATYDEMEGGARFLRFTLFLFAYPFYLFFRSPGRQGSHFLPSSPLFRPSEKWDVITSTTCIALFIGFLAWVGFAFGPLFLINYYVMPYIVFVVWLDLVTFLHHTEPDIPWYRNDSWNFLKGAISTVDRDYGFINNIHHNIGTHVAHHLFLSMPHYYLKDATAAIKPIMGEYFRESKDSIWTSFWRSARECIYVPNEGQKIYYQPRQ, encoded by the coding sequence GTGCCGCTAAGTACTCTCCCGGTTGAATCAATTCCCTCTGCAGAGCCTGAAAAAGATCTGCCTTTCACGCTAAGAGAGCTCAAAGAAGCGATTCCTAACTATTGCTTCGAGCCATCTACGCTCCGTTCACTCTCATACTTCTTCTTTGATATTGGTGTTATCGCTAGCTTGTATGCGATCGCCCACACGATTAACTCTTGGCTATTCTTCCCTCTGTTTTGGCTTGCACAGGGCACTATGTTTTGGGCCTTGTTCGTAGTCGGCCATGACTGTGGCCATGGATCATTCTCTAAACGCAAGTGGCTCAATAACCTGATCGGACACCTTAGCCACACTCCCATACTGGTGCCCTATCACGGTTGGAGAATCAGCCACCGGACGCATCATGCCAACACTGGCAATATCGATACCGACGAGAGCTGGTATCCGATTTCTAAAGCCACTTACGACGAGATGGAAGGCGGTGCTCGCTTTCTGCGGTTTACGCTTTTTCTATTTGCCTACCCGTTCTATCTATTCTTTCGCTCTCCCGGTCGTCAAGGATCTCACTTCTTACCAAGCAGTCCTCTCTTTCGCCCGTCTGAAAAGTGGGATGTAATTACAAGTACTACCTGCATCGCCTTGTTTATCGGCTTTTTGGCGTGGGTCGGCTTCGCCTTTGGACCTCTGTTTCTGATTAACTACTACGTCATGCCCTACATCGTGTTCGTCGTATGGCTAGACTTAGTCACCTTCTTGCATCACACAGAGCCAGACATCCCCTGGTATCGCAACGATAGCTGGAACTTTCTTAAAGGTGCAATTTCGACTGTCGATCGCGACTACGGATTTATCAACAACATCCACCACAATATTGGCACCCACGTAGCGCATCATCTTTTCTTGAGCATGCCTCACTACTATCTCAAGGATGCGACCGCAGCAATTAAGCCAATCATGGGTGAGTACTTTAGAGAGTCCAAGGACTCTATTTGGACTAGCTTTTGGCGCTCCGCGCGCGAGTGCATCTATGTCCCCAACGAAGGTCAAAAGATCTACTACCAGCCTCGTCAATAG
- a CDS encoding DUF3465 domain-containing protein, with the protein MHRRVFLSGMLPVLAAPSYLYRNSTAEVMGSKSVRDAFKNKQSNIIVENVAGTVETLLPDDTEGSRHQRFVVRIGRNQTVLIVHNIDVSQRLDDLRKGDRISVKGEYEWNDRGGLIHWTHKDPRNSHEDGWIDYRNVRYE; encoded by the coding sequence ATGCATAGACGAGTTTTTTTAAGCGGCATGCTGCCCGTATTAGCAGCGCCAAGCTATCTCTACCGAAACAGCACGGCAGAAGTAATGGGCAGTAAGTCGGTACGTGATGCCTTCAAAAACAAACAGTCGAACATCATTGTAGAAAATGTGGCCGGTACGGTAGAAACCCTCCTACCAGATGACACCGAAGGATCGAGGCATCAGCGGTTTGTGGTTCGCATCGGTCGCAACCAGACCGTACTCATCGTCCATAATATTGACGTTTCACAGCGGTTAGACGACTTACGCAAGGGCGATCGCATCTCTGTCAAAGGCGAGTATGAATGGAACGATCGAGGCGGCTTGATTCACTGGACACACAAAGATCCACGTAACAGCCACGAAGACGGCTGGATCGACTACAGGAACGTTCGCTACGAATAG
- a CDS encoding DUF2726 domain-containing protein, which produces MNWVILLAAVAIVAIAVLNVGTSKKAAQKKSKSQILEVPYRMKGTLFTPTEQEFYYALCQALPAENVVFGKVRVADVIAPAAGLSKSQWRSAFNRIQAKHFDFVLCDRSTLTVNAVIELQDTSHKKPSRARRDQFLRKVCTDAQLPLLEFSAKPKYVVKDIENSLTEICSSYS; this is translated from the coding sequence ATGAACTGGGTTATCTTGCTCGCTGCCGTTGCTATTGTCGCTATCGCTGTTCTGAACGTTGGTACTTCTAAAAAAGCTGCGCAGAAGAAATCCAAATCTCAGATACTAGAAGTTCCATATCGAATGAAAGGTACTTTATTTACACCTACCGAGCAAGAATTCTATTATGCGCTGTGTCAAGCGTTGCCAGCTGAGAACGTTGTGTTCGGTAAAGTTCGTGTAGCAGATGTCATAGCACCAGCCGCTGGACTTTCTAAGTCTCAATGGCGCTCTGCGTTTAATCGTATTCAAGCCAAGCATTTTGACTTTGTGCTGTGCGATCGCTCAACACTAACGGTCAATGCGGTCATAGAGCTACAAGACACTAGTCACAAGAAACCGAGCCGCGCTAGGCGAGATCAGTTCCTCAGAAAAGTCTGTACTGACGCGCAGCTACCCTTGCTAGAATTTTCAGCTAAGCCAAAGTACGTGGTCAAGGATATAGAAAATTCTCTAACAGAAATTTGTAGCAGCTACAGTTAG
- a CDS encoding murein hydrolase activator EnvC, with amino-acid sequence MILWRQRWQRYWIIGIAVAVFGCIWLGNPFLGSNQPAEARSVDLVKASAVEVAIDPAVDQLRQQRQQVNQQLKVYDDASRRYQRAEEQANQNIRNLSKTIQSADTWIANTEHQLGESERQLHALEATLKENKQVYEQTRTAVVGRLQFMQRQQAAQGWAVLLQSDNLNDFLDRRYRLKQLYEADRALLAGLGDRATEITEQQKEVEQQRNAIALLRQQLLVSREQYTAQVREQSNLVTRLRENRGALEAAINQLDRDSNQLTALILERVSAARTAGQMIAREEALLAARSSGKMVRPASGQITSQFGKRYHPVLGYSRFHAGTDFGAPHGSPILAAESGIVIFAGWYGGYGNALILDHGGGLTTLYGHASKLNVAEGATVRQGDVIGAIGTTGLSTGPHLHFEVRKAGKPINPMNFL; translated from the coding sequence ATGATTCTATGGCGTCAGCGCTGGCAGCGATATTGGATTATAGGCATTGCCGTTGCTGTTTTCGGTTGCATCTGGCTTGGTAACCCGTTTCTAGGTAGCAATCAACCTGCTGAGGCTCGATCTGTTGACCTAGTAAAGGCTTCGGCAGTTGAGGTGGCAATTGATCCAGCGGTTGATCAACTGCGTCAGCAGCGCCAGCAGGTAAACCAACAGCTAAAGGTTTACGACGATGCTAGCCGGCGTTACCAAAGGGCGGAGGAACAGGCAAACCAAAATATTCGGAACCTATCAAAAACAATTCAAAGCGCAGATACTTGGATTGCAAATACAGAGCACCAGCTAGGGGAATCGGAACGGCAGCTTCATGCGTTAGAAGCTACTTTGAAGGAGAATAAGCAAGTGTATGAGCAGACGCGGACCGCAGTTGTCGGCCGTCTGCAGTTTATGCAACGTCAGCAGGCGGCTCAAGGCTGGGCAGTGCTGCTGCAAAGCGATAATCTCAATGATTTTTTGGACAGACGCTATCGGCTAAAGCAGTTATATGAAGCTGATCGTGCTTTGCTAGCTGGTTTAGGAGATAGGGCAACTGAGATTACTGAACAGCAGAAAGAAGTTGAACAACAAAGGAATGCGATCGCACTTTTACGCCAGCAGCTGTTAGTTAGCAGAGAGCAGTACACCGCACAGGTACGGGAGCAGAGCAACCTGGTCACGCGCTTGAGAGAGAATCGCGGGGCGTTAGAAGCCGCGATTAATCAGTTAGACAGGGATTCCAATCAGCTAACAGCGCTGATTTTAGAAAGAGTTTCAGCGGCTAGAACGGCTGGCCAAATGATTGCTAGAGAAGAAGCTTTACTCGCTGCGAGATCGTCAGGGAAGATGGTGCGTCCTGCGTCTGGTCAGATCACGAGTCAGTTTGGTAAGCGCTACCACCCGGTACTCGGCTACAGTCGGTTTCATGCAGGCACTGATTTCGGTGCGCCCCACGGCAGTCCGATCCTGGCAGCGGAGAGCGGCATTGTGATCTTCGCTGGCTGGTATGGTGGCTATGGCAATGCGTTAATTTTGGATCACGGCGGTGGTCTAACAACGCTGTACGGGCATGCAAGCAAGCTAAACGTAGCCGAAGGAGCGACGGTCAGACAGGGCGATGTAATTGGCGCGATTGGAACAACCGGTCTTTCAACAGGACCACATTTACACTTTGAAGTTCGTAAAGCGGGTAAGCCTATTAACCCTATGAACTTCTTGTAG
- a CDS encoding LysE family translocator, whose product MLIFVLLRGIAMGLAIAAPVGPIALLCIRRTIDKGRLVGVLSGLGAATADGLYGMVAAFGLTAVSEFLVGYSNWLRIGGGLFLCYLGLTTFLSRGSTQPLSSSTSNLDESSLLISPASSPSLFSAYTTTLALTLTNPATILSFVAIFAGLGITQSAYLDSVTLVFGVFTGSILWWLVLVSGVAYLRDRLTPERLFRFNRFSSRVFGLLIIGFGVVALVSAI is encoded by the coding sequence GTGTTGATATTTGTACTGCTAAGAGGAATTGCAATGGGGCTTGCGATCGCAGCTCCGGTGGGTCCAATTGCACTGCTATGCATTCGGCGAACGATAGATAAAGGCAGACTGGTGGGGGTGCTTTCGGGGCTTGGGGCGGCCACTGCAGATGGTCTTTACGGTATGGTTGCTGCCTTTGGCCTGACGGCTGTTTCGGAATTTTTGGTTGGATACAGTAACTGGCTGCGAATCGGTGGTGGCTTGTTTCTCTGCTATTTAGGACTCACCACATTTCTGAGCAGAGGGAGCACGCAACCCTTATCCTCTTCTACGTCGAATCTTGACGAATCGTCTCTCCTCATATCTCCCGCTAGCTCTCCTTCTCTTTTCTCTGCGTACACTACCACCCTTGCGCTTACCCTCACGAACCCTGCAACCATCCTTTCTTTCGTGGCTATCTTCGCTGGTCTCGGTATCACACAGAGCGCCTATCTCGATTCTGTAACCCTTGTGTTTGGCGTATTTACGGGCTCAATTCTATGGTGGCTGGTGTTAGTCTCAGGGGTGGCCTATCTACGCGATCGCCTCACGCCCGAGCGTTTGTTTCGATTCAACCGATTTTCTAGCAGGGTGTTTGGTCTGCTGATTATTGGGTTTGGCGTAGTGGCTTTGGTGAGTGCAATTTGA
- a CDS encoding Lrp/AsnC family transcriptional regulator, whose product MHIDELDRSILAVLTVEGRVKWSALAERFGVSAPAIADRVRRLEKAGVLLGYAAKLNPEVLGFGLTAFVTVTLEHPRYRQGFVAYVQANNRVQACHHIVGEGDYLLKICCRSTSELEQLLSEELKALPGIVQTRTTISLRSIKDTAAVPIEAEEG is encoded by the coding sequence ATGCACATTGATGAGCTAGACCGCAGCATCTTGGCCGTCCTAACTGTTGAAGGAAGGGTTAAGTGGTCTGCGCTGGCGGAGCGGTTTGGGGTCTCTGCGCCCGCTATCGCCGATCGGGTTCGGCGGTTGGAGAAGGCAGGTGTGCTATTGGGTTATGCAGCCAAGCTCAATCCTGAAGTGCTTGGATTTGGACTGACGGCGTTCGTCACAGTCACGTTGGAGCATCCTCGGTATCGTCAGGGCTTTGTGGCGTACGTGCAGGCGAATAATCGGGTGCAGGCTTGTCATCACATCGTGGGCGAGGGGGACTATCTGCTGAAGATTTGCTGTCGTTCTACTTCGGAGCTAGAGCAGCTTTTGAGTGAGGAACTCAAGGCGCTGCCGGGGATTGTGCAGACGCGGACAACGATCTCGCTGCGATCAATCAAAGATACGGCAGCGGTGCCGATTGAGGCAGAGGAAGGGTAG
- a CDS encoding TldD/PmbA family protein has protein sequence MIGHLSAVLEQIDIPADWIGIRATQTTSTIRSMRDGNPQQNRRTLNQGAMVEVLARGQFGYSATNQLTPEALRAAGEQAYEQAIASSHWAVHSFTTAVRPTVVGSYTSPLDQPFDSLTAADINDLLRQLCERLKVSPDIVHTRAIARTHDIESWLVSSNGSQVHQKLNLIESHLGAIAQSADVTQARTDNGPMAHSYQGGWERFKTADLWERATRIGEQAIELLTAPDCPNDTTTLVLAPDQMMLQLHESVGHPLELDRILGDERNYAGGSFIQPQDFGRLAYGSPLMNVTFDATHSGELASYDYDDTGAPAKREYLIRQGVLERGLGGLESQTRLNIPGVACARACSWNRPAIDRMANINLEPGETSFEAMISSIENGVYMESNRSWSIDDQRHKFQFGCEYARKIENGQLTTPLKNPNYRATTPQFWHSLSQVGDVHTAAVYGTPCCGKGEPNQLVSVGHASPVCAFDDVEVFGGANA, from the coding sequence ATGATTGGGCATTTGAGCGCCGTACTAGAACAGATTGATATTCCTGCCGATTGGATTGGCATTCGCGCCACGCAAACCACTAGCACCATTCGGTCTATGCGCGATGGCAATCCGCAACAAAATAGACGCACGCTAAACCAAGGGGCAATGGTAGAAGTACTCGCCCGCGGTCAATTTGGCTATAGTGCAACCAATCAGCTGACCCCTGAAGCGCTTAGAGCTGCTGGAGAGCAAGCTTATGAACAAGCCATCGCATCTAGCCATTGGGCGGTTCATTCATTTACAACAGCGGTTCGACCCACCGTAGTTGGCAGCTACACCTCACCGCTAGATCAGCCGTTTGACAGTTTGACAGCCGCCGACATTAACGACCTTCTCCGTCAGCTCTGTGAGCGACTAAAGGTATCACCAGATATCGTGCATACCAGAGCGATCGCCCGCACCCACGACATCGAATCCTGGCTAGTCAGCAGCAACGGTTCCCAGGTCCATCAGAAATTAAACCTGATAGAAAGTCATTTAGGGGCGATCGCCCAATCTGCTGACGTCACGCAGGCCCGCACGGATAACGGTCCAATGGCCCATAGCTACCAAGGCGGCTGGGAAAGATTTAAAACCGCGGATCTTTGGGAAAGAGCCACCCGCATTGGTGAACAGGCCATCGAACTACTCACTGCCCCCGACTGTCCTAATGACACCACCACGCTCGTGCTCGCCCCTGATCAAATGATGCTTCAGCTACATGAAAGCGTTGGCCATCCTTTGGAGCTAGACCGCATTCTAGGAGATGAGCGCAACTACGCGGGCGGTAGCTTTATTCAGCCTCAAGACTTTGGTCGGCTAGCCTATGGTTCACCGTTGATGAATGTCACTTTCGATGCCACCCATTCTGGAGAACTTGCTAGCTACGACTACGACGATACGGGTGCTCCGGCCAAACGAGAATACCTCATCCGTCAAGGTGTTTTAGAACGAGGCTTAGGTGGGCTAGAAAGCCAAACTCGTCTGAATATTCCTGGCGTAGCTTGTGCCCGGGCCTGCAGTTGGAACCGTCCTGCGATTGACCGCATGGCAAACATTAATTTAGAGCCAGGAGAAACCAGCTTCGAGGCCATGATCAGCAGTATCGAAAACGGTGTGTATATGGAATCCAACCGGTCTTGGTCAATCGACGATCAGCGGCACAAATTCCAGTTCGGCTGCGAATATGCTCGCAAAATTGAAAATGGCCAGCTGACGACCCCGCTTAAAAATCCTAACTATCGAGCCACAACGCCGCAGTTTTGGCACAGCCTTTCTCAAGTAGGAGACGTTCACACAGCCGCCGTGTACGGCACCCCCTGCTGTGGCAAAGGTGAACCGAATCAACTAGTGAGCGTCGGTCATGCCTCTCCAGTCTGCGCTTTCGACGATGTCGAAGTATTTGGAGGCGCCAACGCATGA